One Corynebacterium aurimucosum genomic window, TCGTGTGACCGTGGGGGAGCTGGGGCGAAGGTGGCACTGAAGCTCGGAAGAGACCAAGTCGAGAAGAGCAGAGATTTCCTTCGTGGTGTTTTCTGCCTTGGTCATATCCCCATCCACAAACTGGGCGTTGATGAAATGCATCGCTACGGCGGCGGCTTCATCGCGGGCTAGACGGACGCTAGTGGCTTTCTCTACTTGGTCGAGGAGCTTTAATCCCAGCTCAAATTCCTCTGGGTACAAAGTGGATACTTCCCACATCAATGGGTAGCTGAATTCGATTCCGCTTTCTTCGCGTTCGATTGCGAAAGAAATATGATCTGCTAGGCCTAAAACTAAAAGCTGTGTTTCGCTGACCTGAGAGTGCGTGTTTACGAAATTTACAACAAGATTGACTATGTCTAGCGGGAGATCAGAGAGTAGTGCGGTGAGGTTTGCGATGGGGTGAGCGGAGCTTGGGCGGAATACTTGCTCCACAGCATCATCCTGGATTTCATCGCCAAGCTTTCGACCGAAACCAATCCCCTTGCCCAAGCAGATAGCTTGAGTACCTTGTGCGTCGGTACAGAGCACAGCGTTGTTGTTAAGTGCGCGGATGACATCCATAGATTTAGGGTACAGGGCACGGTAACGCAGACTTGAAAGGTGCAGTCGTACGTGACCGTGCCCTGTCTTAGGAGGTGAGATTGTTAGAGCTCAGCTCCGTTGGAAGCTATGACATTTCGGTACCACTCGAAAGAATCCTTCTTTGAGCGGGCCAGAGTGCCATTGCCCTCATTATCGCGATCGACGTGGATCATTCCGTAGCGCTTCTTCATTTCACCGGTGGTGAAGGAAACTAGGTCGATGATTCCCCACGGGGTGTAGCCCAGGAGATCGACGCCGTCTTCGAGGACGGCCTCCTTTACTGCCGCGATGTGATTGCGCAGATAGTCGATTCGGGCCTCATCGTGGATGGAACCATCGGCTTCCACGTTATCGACCGCACCGAAGCCGTTTTCCACAATGAAAAGTGGCTTTTGGTAGCGGTTGTAAAGGGAATTGAGGGAGTAGCGCAGCCCTTGTGGATCGATTGGCCAGCCCCAATCAGAGGACTTGATATACGGATTGTCTACTGAATTGGGCAATCCGCCGTTGACCGAGGAACCAGCGTCGGCCACTGCATCGTGTTTAACGGTGTTGGACATGTAGTAGGAGAACCCGAGGTAGTCGACGGTGCCGTTGCGGAGAATCTCGTCGTCGCCTTCTTGGAATCCTGGGTTAATTCCCTCTCGCTCAAATTTCTTCAGAGCATAGGCCGGGTAAGAGCCGCGGATTTGTACATCGGGGAAGAAGTATCGATCGCGGCTAGCAATTTCGGCGGCCATGATGTCTGAGGGATTGCAGCTGTACGGGTACACCGGGACCATGGCAACCATGGCGCCAATCTGTAGGTCGGGATTGATCTCGTGCCCTACTGCTACGGCACGTGCGGAGGCGAGCAGGCAGTTGTGCGCGGTTTGGTACAGCACCTGCTGGGGGTTTTCACCTTCGGCGATGGTCACGCCCGAGTTGGTCCAAAGGAAAAGCGGGTTATCCACATTCATTTGGTTGTTGATCTCGTTGAAGGTCATCCAGTACTTGACCTTCTTGTGGTAGCGCTCGAAGCATACTCGTGCGAAGCGCTCAAAGAATTCCACGAGCTTGCGGTTACGGAAACCGCCGTATTCACGAGCGAGGTGAAGGGGAATCTCGAAGTGGCTTAATGTGATGACGGGCTCGATACCGTACTTAAGAAGCTCGTCGAAGACCTCGTCATAGAACTTGAGTCCTTCTTCATTGGGCTCAAGCTCATCGCCTTGCGGGAAAATCCTGGACCAGGCAATTGACGTGCGGAAGCATTTGAGTCCCATTTCTGCGAAAAGTTTGATGTCTTCGCGGAA contains:
- a CDS encoding PRD domain-containing protein translates to MDVIRALNNNAVLCTDAQGTQAICLGKGIGFGRKLGDEIQDDAVEQVFRPSSAHPIANLTALLSDLPLDIVNLVVNFVNTHSQVSETQLLVLGLADHISFAIEREESGIEFSYPLMWEVSTLYPEEFELGLKLLDQVEKATSVRLARDEAAAVAMHFINAQFVDGDMTKAENTTKEISALLDLVSSELQCHLRPSSPTVTRFVTHLRYLFARLHSPSREADAPLHSMLAAIEHDDAAAVRIARLVRSKLEGQGHAINDNELAYIALHVARLHSALGTEQGGKDG
- a CDS encoding 6-phospho-beta-glucosidase, with protein sequence MTTTLNPDFLWGGAVAAHQFEGGWNKGGKGPSVVDVLTAGAHGVPRRVTETIEANEFYPNHEAIDFYGRFREDIKLFAEMGLKCFRTSIAWSRIFPQGDELEPNEEGLKFYDEVFDELLKYGIEPVITLSHFEIPLHLAREYGGFRNRKLVEFFERFARVCFERYHKKVKYWMTFNEINNQMNVDNPLFLWTNSGVTIAEGENPQQVLYQTAHNCLLASARAVAVGHEINPDLQIGAMVAMVPVYPYSCNPSDIMAAEIASRDRYFFPDVQIRGSYPAYALKKFEREGINPGFQEGDDEILRNGTVDYLGFSYYMSNTVKHDAVADAGSSVNGGLPNSVDNPYIKSSDWGWPIDPQGLRYSLNSLYNRYQKPLFIVENGFGAVDNVEADGSIHDEARIDYLRNHIAAVKEAVLEDGVDLLGYTPWGIIDLVSFTTGEMKKRYGMIHVDRDNEGNGTLARSKKDSFEWYRNVIASNGAEL